GTGGCCGTGTGCACCGGCTTGCCGGTGGTGTACATCCCCGCCATCAGCACCCGCTTGCCGACGTGCCGGTGCAGGTCGCTGCTCTTCACCAGGCGGAAGCGGGTGAGTTCCTCGGCGTGCAACGCCATCGGATGCGCGTCGAGGCAGAAGCCGAGCAGGGCCCAGGCATCGCGTCGTTTGCGTTCGGTGTCGTAATCGCGGAGCGCGGGGACGGGTGGTGGCGTCGTGAGGAGCCCCCCCGCTCCAGGTGCCAGCTCGCGGTCGGTCGTATCGCCCACCCACAACAGTTGCGGCCGAGTCATCCCACCCGCGATCCCATCGAGCGCACCCACCTTCACGAGGAGGCGGAGGTCATCGGGCGGCAGGGCGGTGCGGGCGCGCAGCTCCGCCAGCGAGGTGAAGGGACCGCAGGCGTCGCGTGCCGCGAGCAGCTGGTCGGCGCCATCCCGCGACAATCCCTTCACGAACATCAGTCCGACGCGCATCCCGTCGGGGTGGCCGGTGCAGCGCCAGGCGCTGGCGTTCACGCAGGGGGGCAGAATGGCGACGCCCATCCGCCGCGCCTCGGCGACATAGGCAAAGCTGCGGTAGAAGCCGCCCTCGTTGGAGAGCACCGCGGCGATGAATTCCGCCGGATGATTGGCGCGCAGGTAGGCGCTCTGCTGCGCCACCTGGATGTAGGAGCAGGAGTGGCCCTTGCAGAAGGAGTAGCCGGAGAAGGAGAGCACCATCTCCCAGACGGTGATGATGCTGGCCTCGTCCCGCCCGCGCGTCCGCGCGCCGCGCACGAACTCCTCGAAGTAGGCGGCAAGCTGTTTCCCCGGGCGCTTCTTCGCGAGCGCCTTGCGCAGGCCGTCCGCCGCGGACCAGTCGAGTCCGGCGAAGGCATGCGCGACGTTGACCACGTCCTCCTGGTAGACCATCACGCCGAACGTCTCGGCGAGGGTGTCGCGCAGCGAGGGATGCAGCGGCTCGTACTCCATTCCGTGCAACCGTTCGAGGTACTGCTGGATGAAGCGATTGGCGGCGGGGCGGATGATGCTGGTGTTGAGCACCAGCAGTTCGAACGATTCGGCCTGGCTCTTCAGGTTGAGCATGCGGCTCGCGGGCGACTCGGTGTAGAAGACGCCGAGCGTGTCGCCGGTGCGGAAGAGGGCGCGCGTTGCGGGGTCGTTGCCGGCCTGCTGCGAGGTGTAGTCGAGTTGCACGCCGGTGTTGACGTGGACCATGGCGATCGCATCGCGGATCACCGCGAGCGAGCGGTTGCCGAGGAGGTCGATCTTCACGAGCCCGGCGTCTTCGGCGCCGTCCTTCTCGAACTGGATCACCGGCACGGTCAGGTCCGGCGCATCGGCGAGCCGCTTCGCGGCGGGCTCGAGCGGCACCACGTCGGTGAGCGCGCCGGGGACGATCACCACGCCGCCCGGATGCAGCGAGAGATGCCGCGGCGTGCCGACCAGGCTGTCCGCCAGCGTGGTGATCCGGTCCCATCCCTGCGGCAGTCGCATGCCACGGAAGTTGGGATGCGAGGCGAGCAGCTCCTCGACCGGTTCACCGCTGCCGAAATGGGGGATGCGCCGGGTGATGTCGCGGATCTCGGCGGCCGGACGGCCGAACACCTTGGCGACTTCGCGCAGTGCGCCGGCGAGGCGGAGGCAGTTGTGGTTGGCGACCATCGCCGCGCGCGGCCGCGGATGCTTGCGGAAGACCCACGCGAGGATCCGGTCGCGCTCGTCCCAGGGGAAGTCGAGGTCGATGTCGGGCGGATCGCGCCGCGCCGGATTGAGAAAGCGCTCGAACAACAGCCCCGCGCCGAGCGGCTCGACGTGGGTGATGCCGAGGCAGTAGGAGACGATCGAGTTCGCGACCGAGCCGCGGCCGCAGTGGGTCGGGCCGTGGAGGACGATGTCGCGCACCACCAGGAAATAGTCGGCGAAGCCCTTCATCCCGATGATCGCGAGCTCGTGCTCGAGTCGATCGCGTGTCACCGGCGCGATGGTGCCGTAGCGACGCAGGGCGCCCTCGTAGGCCAGTGACCGCAGCTGCTGCAGCGCATCGCTCGCCTCGGCGTGGCGCGGTGCAATCGTGCGACCGATCGGGATGCGATACTGGCAGCGCTCGGCGATCACGGCCGCCGCGGCGAAGGCGTCGGGGACGTCGGGAAAGTGGCGTTCGAGATCGGCGGCGGGGCGGAGCCCAGGCGTCGCGAGGGCGGGCGACCGCGAGAGGCGCGCCGTGCATTCCTGGGCCCGGCGGCTGCTGCGCCCGTCGCTGTTCGCCATCACCCGAGAGCGTGCCGTTGCCGTGGATGGCGTGGATCAGCCGGTGCCGGTTCCAGTCCTCCGCGTGTGCCATCACCACGCCCCCGGTGACGACGGCGGGGATGCCGAGGCGGCGGGCGGCGGCGAGCACGGCGTGGCGATCGGGGCCCGGACGCAGCTCGGCGCAGAGGCCGGCGGGACCAGAGAGCTTTACCAGTCGTTCGAGCAGGGCCACGTCCTGCGTGATGACGGTGAGGCCTTCGCGATCGACGGCGAGCTGGGCCGAGAGCGCAAGGTCGGGCTCCCAGTGCACCGCGCTCACGGCGCGGCCCAGCGTGCCCCAGCCGCGGGCGTCTTCGGCGAGGATCACCGCGTCCTGGCCGTTGGCCACGAGGTGGGCGCCGAGAATCGGGCGGATGCCGGCGGCCTCGCACGCCTTCTGGAACTCCACGGCGCCGTAGACGCCGTTGGTGTCGGTCAGCGCGAGGGTGCGGTACCCTCGGCGTGCGGCGGCCTCGACCAGGACCTCCGGCGAAGAGACGCCGAGGCCGAAGGAGAACCAGGAGTGGACGTGCAGGTGGGTGAACATCGTCGATGATCGTAAGTCGATGGTCGATGATCTATGACTTATGATCGACTACCCAGCTCTCCTCCCCCCGATGGGACACTCCTCCACGTGCGCCCCCGGCAGTCGCCCGATGCTCATCAGGAACTCGCCGACGATCTCGCCGCCCATGAACTTGAACTCGCGCTTCATGAGCTTGACCCACTGCGGCTTGTCGAGAGGACCCTGCGCGTCGAGCCACGCCGCGAAGGAACCATGCTCGGCGATGAGGGCCACCACGCGCTGCGCGTTGTGGATGGCGGCGTCGACCTTGAGGCGATTGCGGATGATGCCGGCGTCGGCGAGGAGACGGTTGCGATCGACCTCGCCGTAGCCGGCGACGACGTGCGGGTCGAAACCGTCGTAGGCGCGCCGGAAACCCTCGCGCTTCTTCAGGATGGTCTCCCACGACAGCCCGGCCTGATTGATTTCGAGGATGAGGCGCTCGAAGAGCCCGGCGTCGTCGCGGAGTGGGAAGCCATATTCGGTGTCGTGGTACGAGCCGTGGACCGGGTGGCCTGGCGCGATGGTGCAGTAGGACATGGGGCCTTCCGGAGCGCGTCGATCGATCATCGATGATCGATCATCGATGATCGATGATCGATGGGGTTGACCCGAATATACACCGAAGCTAGGATTCAGCCAGATGCCCTCCGTCGCCTTCCTCCGCGCCATCAACGTCGGCGGCCGCCAGGTCGCCATGGCCCCGCTGCGTGCCCTCTTCGAGTCCCTCGGCTTCAGCGAGGTCTCGACCTACATCGCCAGCGGCAACGTCCGCTTTGGTGGGCGGGGGCGCGGAGCGGCGCTCGAAGCGAGGATCGAGGCGGCCCTCGAGGAGGAATTCGGGTTCGTGGTGGAGACCTTCGTCCGAAGCGAAGCGGAACTGCAGGCAGTCCTCGACAGCGTGCCGTTCTCGGAAGCCGAGGTGGCCGAAGCCCATGCGCTGATGGTGGCCTTCCTGAAGGGGCCGGTGAGTCCGGAGGTCGCCCAGGCGGTGGCAGCGCTGAGCACACCGGTCCAGCGCTTCCGCGTGATCGGACGAGAGTTGTACTGGTTGCGGGTCACCCGCGAGAGCGAGCCGAAGGTCGAGCGGGCGGTGGACAAGCTCCTCAAGCCGATGACCGGGCGCAACGTGCGGACCATCGCGGCGCTGGCCACTTAACGAAGCGCCGCGGCTGCCGTCCTTGCGGCATGCCCACCACATCCATCGTTCGAGCGGCGCGCGGCGCCTCGTGCTGGTCGTTGCTCCTCGTCATCCTGACGGGATGCGGCAGCGACGGCACCCCCACCATCCCCGAATCGCCGGTCGTGGTCGTCACTCCACCGCCAGCTCCGACGCCGGTCACGTTCGCGGGGGTGACCGCCGCATTGACGATCAATCCGGCACAACTCCCCAACTACGCGGCGCCGGCACTCCCGCCACACTATGCCGGGCTGATCGGGAGCAACACGGACAATGGCCGCAACGCGCCGGTGACCGATGCGGGCGCCACGCTCGGCCGGGTGCTGTTCTATGACCGGCAACTGAGCCTCAACAACACCAAGTCGTGCGCGTCGTGCCATGCGCAAGCGAGCGGCTTCAGCGACGAGGCCCAATTGTCGGTGGGCTTCGAGGGCGGACTCACCGGTGCCCATTCAATGCGGCTGGTGAATGCCCGCTTCTACGGCCCGGGCAACTTCTTCTGGGATCGTCGCGCGGCGACCCTCGAGGCACAGACGATCGAGCCGATCCAGAACGCCGTCGAGATGGGCTTCGATGCCGCCCATGGCGGCCTCGCCGCAGTGAACGTGCGGCTGCAGGGACTCGCGTACTATCGCGAGCTGTTCGCCCTCGTCTACGGCGACTCCACCGTGACCACCGATCGGATGCAGCGGGCGATGGCGCAGTACGTGCGCAGCATCCTCTCGACGTCGAGCCGGTGGGACACGGGATACGCGCAGGTCTTCAATCCCGGCCTGCCGGATCGCGGCGTCAACACGCCGATCCCGACCTTCACGGCGCAGGAGAACCGCGGGCGCGAGCTCTTCTTCACCGCACCGCCCCAGGGCGGCGCCGGGTGCGCCGCCTGCCATGTCGCGCCGACCTTCGCGCTCGCCGGCAACTCGTTGAGCAACGGCCTCGACGCCGGCGAAACCCGGATCTTCAAGTCGCCATCGCTCAAGAGCAGTGGCGTGCCGGGCCGCTTCATGCACGACGGACGCTTCAGCACGCTCGATCAGGTGGTGGCGCACTACAACAACGGGGTGCAGGACGGACCGGCGCTCGACCAGCGCCTCCGTGGCCCCGGCGGAACGCCGCTGCGGCTCAACCTGAATGCCGGCGATCGCGCCGCGCTGGTCGCCTTCCTGCAGACGCTGACGGATACGCAGCTGGCGGGTGATGCGAAGTTTGGGGATCCATTCAAGCGGTAGGGCGAGAAGCGAGAAGCGAGAAGCGAGAAGCGTGGTGTCGCGGAGAGATCTTCCCGCAGCACCACGCTTCTCGCTTCTCCCTTCTCGCTTCTCGATTACGGCTTCGCCACCTCGTTCTGCTTCTGCAGCCCCGCGTCGATCGCCTGATTCGGCGTGCGCAGGCCGCGATGGCACGTCATGCAGGTCACCTGCGCCGCGCCCGACATCTGCATCTTCGGGATGTGGTCGGCGTTGATGGCGTTCACCATCGTCTGCATGATCCGCGCACGCGACTTGTTCTGGCGCGACTCGTCGGCCCAGCTGCCGGCGACATGACAGGTGGTGCATTGCGCCGTCAGGGCGTTGGAGTAGCTCTCCATCGTGGTGAGCACCTCGGCCGCGGTCTTCCCCTTCAGTACCTGAATGTTCTTGAAGACCACCTCGGCGGGCTCGTTCTCGCGGCCGGCGATCGACGCGGCGACCGTCTTCAGCACGCCCGCGCGGAGCTTGATCAGCGAGTCAGGTGAGGGGCGCGGACCGCCGCGACCGCCGCCGGGCTGACCAGGCTGGCCGGGAGTGTTCGGGGCACCTGCTGCTGGCGGCGCCGGGCGCGCGGGAGCCGGCGCTGCAGGTGCCGGCGTCGCGGCCGGGGTCTGGTGGCAGGCCACGAGGAGTGCGGCGGAGGCGAGTCCGAGGAGCGTCGTGCGCGAAGAGACCATGGAATGGCTCCGAGAGGGGTGAGCAGGGGTTTCGAGGGAGAGACGACCGAAAATGTACCGTGTCGATCGAGGGAGGTACGCCGGGAGCGGCCCCGCCGTTGTGTCGTGGCCGACTTCCGAAGCCCCCCGGCGTCGCACTAGCCTTGAGGATGACCAGTACCCCGATCGCACGTCGAGCTACCCCGGCGGACCTGCCCGAGATCCGCCGCGTCGTGAACCTCGCCTATCAGGTCGAGGCCTTCTTCATCGAGGGCGACCGCATCACGCCAGCGGAACTGCTGGAGCGCTTCTCGCGCACCGGGGCCGAATTCCTGGTCGTGGACCGGGCCGACGCCGACGGCCTCGTTGCGGTGGTGCACTTCGAGAACCGCGGCGATCATGGCTGGTTCGGGCTCCTCGCCGTCGACCCCGCCGGCCAAGGGGCGGGCCATGCGCGCACCCTGATCGACGCCATGGAGGCCCGCTGCCTCCAGCTCGGCCTCCCCAGGCTCCAGCTCGAGATGGTCGACCTGCGCCTGGAATTGCCGGCCTTCTATGCGAAGTTCGGCTTCGCCGAGGTGGCGCGGAAGCCGTTCCCGAACGGCGAGAAGCTGAAGATGGCTGCGGAGATGATTGTGTTGGGGAAGTTCGTGAGTCGTAACCAGTAACCTGTAACCCGTGACCTGTAACCAGATGAGGTACCATCACTGGTCACTGGTCACTGGTCACTGGTCACTGGTCACTCGTCACTCGTCACTTTTCTGTTACACCCTGAAACCCACCCCCCGTCCCCTCCGTACTTCCCCGCATGACTCGGTTGCCCCTGAACGTCCGTTACCTGCTGCAGTTCGCCGCCCTCTCCTTTCTCTGTCTGGGGGCGCATGAACTCATCCACCACCTCACGGTGCGGCTGACGTGCGGCACGTGGGGAACGATGAGCTTCTGGCAGTTCCAACGGCCGACCGGGTGCAGCGCCGATGGACTCTCCGTCGTGGCGACGCTCGCCGGGCCGCTGCTGACCTGGCTGCTGATCTGGGGCGGCCGCGCGATGATCCATCATGGCGAGGCGCGCGCGGGTGTCACGCTGATCCTGGCCAACCTGCCGCTGGCGCGTGTCGTGACGGTGCTGATTCGCGGCGGCGATGAAATGGTGGTCGCTCGCGCCTTTGCCCCCGGCAATGTCCTCTGGTTGCCGATGCTGGCGTTGACCCTGCTGCTCTTCTGGTCGCCCGTCCTCACGGCCTATCGTGCGCTGCAACACAGCAACCGACTGCAGCTGCTCGCGGCGTTTCTGGTGCTGCCCCTGTTCTGGGACATGCTGCTCAAGCGCGTCTGGTTGAGCGCGGTCTTCGCGAGTCACCCCGACACCATTGCCGGGATCCCCGAGGTCTTCCTTGCCGCCACGGGGGTGGCGATGCTGCTCCTGGTGCTGCTTCGGCGACCGGCGCCCGCACCGCAACTCGCCCGCGCCATGATTTCGCAGGAGACCTTCGCCATCTCGGGGGCGTGGAAGGTGAAGTAGCTTCCCTCCATGCGCGTTCTCCTGCTTCCCGACCTTGCCCTCGTCGAGCGCCCCGCACCGCGCCCCGGCGAGGGCG
The Gemmatimonadota bacterium DNA segment above includes these coding regions:
- a CDS encoding DNA-3-methyladenine glycosylase I; the encoded protein is MSYCTIAPGHPVHGSYHDTEYGFPLRDDAGLFERLILEINQAGLSWETILKKREGFRRAYDGFDPHVVAGYGEVDRNRLLADAGIIRNRLKVDAAIHNAQRVVALIAEHGSFAAWLDAQGPLDKPQWVKLMKREFKFMGGEIVGEFLMSIGRLPGAHVEECPIGGRRAG
- a CDS encoding GNAT family N-acetyltransferase, whose protein sequence is MTSTPIARRATPADLPEIRRVVNLAYQVEAFFIEGDRITPAELLERFSRTGAEFLVVDRADADGLVAVVHFENRGDHGWFGLLAVDPAGQGAGHARTLIDAMEARCLQLGLPRLQLEMVDLRLELPAFYAKFGFAEVARKPFPNGEKLKMAAEMIVLGKFVSRNQ
- a CDS encoding photosynthetic reaction center cytochrome c subunit — encoded protein: MVSSRTTLLGLASAALLVACHQTPAATPAPAAPAPARPAPPAAGAPNTPGQPGQPGGGRGGPRPSPDSLIKLRAGVLKTVAASIAGRENEPAEVVFKNIQVLKGKTAAEVLTTMESYSNALTAQCTTCHVAGSWADESRQNKSRARIMQTMVNAINADHIPKMQMSGAAQVTCMTCHRGLRTPNQAIDAGLQKQNEVAKP
- a CDS encoding cytochrome-c peroxidase, with the translated sequence MPTTSIVRAARGASCWSLLLVILTGCGSDGTPTIPESPVVVVTPPPAPTPVTFAGVTAALTINPAQLPNYAAPALPPHYAGLIGSNTDNGRNAPVTDAGATLGRVLFYDRQLSLNNTKSCASCHAQASGFSDEAQLSVGFEGGLTGAHSMRLVNARFYGPGNFFWDRRAATLEAQTIEPIQNAVEMGFDAAHGGLAAVNVRLQGLAYYRELFALVYGDSTVTTDRMQRAMAQYVRSILSTSSRWDTGYAQVFNPGLPDRGVNTPIPTFTAQENRGRELFFTAPPQGGAGCAACHVAPTFALAGNSLSNGLDAGETRIFKSPSLKSSGVPGRFMHDGRFSTLDQVVAHYNNGVQDGPALDQRLRGPGGTPLRLNLNAGDRAALVAFLQTLTDTQLAGDAKFGDPFKR
- a CDS encoding DUF1697 domain-containing protein, which gives rise to MPSVAFLRAINVGGRQVAMAPLRALFESLGFSEVSTYIASGNVRFGGRGRGAALEARIEAALEEEFGFVVETFVRSEAELQAVLDSVPFSEAEVAEAHALMVAFLKGPVSPEVAQAVAALSTPVQRFRVIGRELYWLRVTRESEPKVERAVDKLLKPMTGRNVRTIAALAT
- a CDS encoding DNA polymerase III subunit alpha, which translates into the protein MANSDGRSSRRAQECTARLSRSPALATPGLRPAADLERHFPDVPDAFAAAAVIAERCQYRIPIGRTIAPRHAEASDALQQLRSLAYEGALRRYGTIAPVTRDRLEHELAIIGMKGFADYFLVVRDIVLHGPTHCGRGSVANSIVSYCLGITHVEPLGAGLLFERFLNPARRDPPDIDLDFPWDERDRILAWVFRKHPRPRAAMVANHNCLRLAGALREVAKVFGRPAAEIRDITRRIPHFGSGEPVEELLASHPNFRGMRLPQGWDRITTLADSLVGTPRHLSLHPGGVVIVPGALTDVVPLEPAAKRLADAPDLTVPVIQFEKDGAEDAGLVKIDLLGNRSLAVIRDAIAMVHVNTGVQLDYTSQQAGNDPATRALFRTGDTLGVFYTESPASRMLNLKSQAESFELLVLNTSIIRPAANRFIQQYLERLHGMEYEPLHPSLRDTLAETFGVMVYQEDVVNVAHAFAGLDWSAADGLRKALAKKRPGKQLAAYFEEFVRGARTRGRDEASIITVWEMVLSFSGYSFCKGHSCSYIQVAQQSAYLRANHPAEFIAAVLSNEGGFYRSFAYVAEARRMGVAILPPCVNASAWRCTGHPDGMRVGLMFVKGLSRDGADQLLAARDACGPFTSLAELRARTALPPDDLRLLVKVGALDGIAGGMTRPQLLWVGDTTDRELAPGAGGLLTTPPPVPALRDYDTERKRRDAWALLGFCLDAHPMALHAEELTRFRLVKSSDLHRHVGKRVLMAGMYTTGKPVHTATHEPMQFVTFDDGDGLIECVLFPAVYRERAHVLFDQGPFIFRGVVEESFGALTVTISHLERLERMLARMGPRPPGSSEASMIDHR